The following proteins come from a genomic window of Bactrocera tryoni isolate S06 chromosome 1, CSIRO_BtryS06_freeze2, whole genome shotgun sequence:
- the LOC120776788 gene encoding uncharacterized protein LOC120776788: MFMRIQEPAIKTWKRITNLVNTLWNRLYLPASPFLALTYPSSQIIASEMPRTRRRHHSNDRSSGGHRDKRRRVDSEEASPLPNDASSPPRARYTRSDAKKRHHESDVSSRVSKDSS; this comes from the exons ATGTTTATGCGTATACAGGAGCCGGCCATTAAAACTTGGAAGCGCATtacaaatctggtgaatacgctTTGGAATAGATTATATCTACCTGCTTCGCCGTTTTTAGCGCTCACATATCCATCTTCGCAGATAATAGCATCTGAG ATGCCTAGGACACGTAGACGTCATCATTCCAACGATCGTTCTTCGGGTGGTCATAGAGATAAGCGCAGAAGAGTGGACTCTGAAGAGGCGTCGCCTCTGCCAAATGACGCCTCCTCACC gcCACGTGCCAGATATACACGTTCGGATGCCAAAAAACGTCACCATGAGTCGGACGTTAGTTCACGTGTCTCAAAGGACTCATCGtaa